In Mycolicibacterium lutetiense, the sequence CTCCCCACCGCCATCGGGGGTGTGCCCGTGGCCACCCGGGCCACGATCGCCAGCGCCAGATAGAAGAAGATCAGCAGGCCCACGCCGGCCAGCGCGGCAGCCGCCGCACCCACGGCCCGGGTGGGCAGGTAGGCCACCACCAGACCGGCGATGACCACGACGGCCACCGACCAACCGGGCCACCACCATCCCGCCAGCGCGGCCTCCAGGTCCGGTGCACCGGACAACGGCTGCAGTGCGAGCGTCAGGGCGGCAACCACACCCACAAGCACATACGCCGCCAGCTGGATGAGGCTGGTGAACCGTCCGGCCGCCGGACCGACCGTGGCGGCGACCAGGTCTCCTGTCGACACCGCCTGCGGCGCATACCGGTGCAGGCGGGCGAACGCGAAGATCAACACCACCACGATCGCTGCGGCGCACAGGCCCGCCACCCCATTGAAGGTCGCGGCGCCGATCGGTGCGAGGGACAGGCCGACCGCGCGCCACGCCGGAAGCGGCGGGGGCCAGGCGGTGGGGGGCTCGGGGCTCGCCGGTACTGCGCGCTTAGGCATCGACACCACCGTTCACAAACGTCCCCTCCCGCCCGGAAACCCCCGGGTCAAGATCGTAGAGCCGTTACGGATTGATCGTGGGCTCACCGATCTGACGGCCCCAGACATAGTCGACGAAGATCGGCGAGCCCAGCTCGACATGGTTGTACGGCGCAATCGACAAACCGGTGTCCATCACCAGGTACGGCGCAGGCCACAGGTCGGCGGTGATCGGCTTCCAACAGCCGGGCTTGCCCTCGGGCCCGCCCTTGGCGTTGACCCGGGGCAGATTGTCCGGATAGACGTAGGCGTTGCCCACGCCGATGCTCGACAAGGTCCCCGTGCTGTCGAAGGAATAACCGTTGTCGCCGCCGAACGTCGCATAGAACGCGGGCGCGACGTCGTGATAGTTGCGGATGGTGCAGAACAACTGCCCCTGGTACTTGTCGAAGAGCTTCGACGTGGGGATCAGATCCTCTGCGCCGCGCTCCAGATACGGACCGCCCCGCTCAAGGATGTCGGAGCCGGTTCCGGCGAAGCCGACCGCCGCGATCAGCGCGGCATCGAGGTGACCGCGCTGGGAGTTGAAGGTCGCGGCGCTGCGCGCGGCGTTACCCAGGCCGTCGAACAGGTCGGGTCCGGCCGCCGCGTAGCGCTCGCCGAGATCGGCCAGCGCGGCGATGTCATGGCGCAGCGCAGGCATGCGCGGATTCAGATCGTCGAGGATGGTGTTGCCGTCAGCCAGCGACTGCCCGAAGGCACTGCCCAGCCCGCTCAACGCCTGGGCGGTGGCCGACAGGGTCTGGTTCAGCTTGATCGGGTCGACCTGTTCGGTGATCGCGGTGATCGTCTCGAACAATGAGTTGAACTCGGTGGTGACCGCCGTGACATCGAGCGGCTTCGAGGTCGAAACCCGTTGCGGGCTTGGATGTTCCGGTGCGGTGAAGGCCACGTACTTGTTGCCGAACACGGTCGTCGCCTGGATCGAGGTCTGCACGTTGGCCGGCAGCAGGTCCAGGTACTTCGGGTTGATGTCCAGATGTACCAGAGCCCGGACCGGATCGGAGTCGGCGGTCACCGAGCCCACCCGGCCGATCGGAACCCCATTGTAGGTCACCTTCGAACCCGGATCGAGGACCAGACCCGCGCGTGAGGCCAGCAGCGTCAGCGCCACCTTGGGTTCGAAGGCGCCCCGGAACTGCGCCACGATCAACCCCAGAATCAGTGCCAGGATCACCAGAAACACTGCACCGGCCATGCGGTACGGCGGATTTCGGTGATCGGGCAACACTTTGCGAGACTCTATGGCATGGCCGCGCGAGGCAGTGTCGATCCGCAAAAGACCAGGGCTGCGGTCGCTGTCGTGGCCGACTGGCTGCGCGCACCCACCCAGCCGGAACCTGCCCGCGCCGAACTGGCCGAGGCGGTCCGGTTGACCGCGCGAACCCTGGCCGCGATGGCCCCCGGCGCCAGCGTCGAAGTGCGAGTGCCGCCCTTCGTGGCGGTGCAGTGCATCGCCGGACCCCGGCACACCCGCGGCAATCCGCCCAACGTGGTGGAAACCGACCCGCGGACCTGGCTGCTACTGGCCACCGGACTGCTCGACCTCGACGCAGCCGGTTCCGCGGTGCAGTTGTCGGGATCGCGGGCCGGCGAGGTAGCACGGTGGCTGCCCCTGGCGCCGCTGGGACACTGACCTCACCGATTCACCTGAAGTACGGGTATTCCTGCACCCAGTGGAAGCCCCGGTTGTTCAGGGTGAACTGGTTCAGATCCATCTCGTCCAGCCAGATCTTGACGTTCCGCCCCGACAGCTCGCCGGCGAGCTGCAACTGCCGCGGGGCCGGCCGGGACGCGGTCAGCGCCGCCAGCGGCGAGCCGTCCGGTCCCGACATGGCCAGCCGGTCCCGGTCGACCGTGACCGGGGCATCCACCAATTCGCCGTTCATCCGCTGAAATGTCACGACCTCGGGCATGTCGAAAACGACCCGCTGCCAACGGTACTGATCGGTGGTCAGCGGCGGCGATGTCCTGCCGTCGACATCGAACCGGGTCACCGTCCAGATTCCGTACAACTCAGGTTTGGCACGGCCGCCGCCGTACTCGCTCCAGCTCTGCCATCCGGTCAGCACACAACCGGCCACCATCCAGATGCCCAGGACGGCCTGCAGTCGGGCCGCGATTCTGTTCGCCCGCGCTTCGGTGAACAACTCGGGTTGGCCGGCCGGTTCGGTGGCGCGTTGCAGCACCAGGAAGTCGGTCAGACGGCGGTACTGCGGGGCCAGCAGCACCAGACCCATCAACAGCAGATGCCCGGACAGGATCTTGACCGGCACATCGAAGGTCATGTTCAGCAGGAACACCTGCATCATGCTGGCCACTCCCAGCAGTGCCCCCAGCGTCGCGGTCCGCGGCAGGAACAACAGCAGCCCGGCGACCACCTCGACCGCGCCCAGCACCATCTCGTACGGGTAGGAGCTGCCCACCTGCAGCCACAGCACCGAAGCCGGGCTGAACTCGCCGTACGGGCGCAGTAGGGCGGCCAACGGCGGCGCCGGCATCTGTGTCGGGATGAGCTTGGCGAATCCGTAGAACAGCATCTGCCCGGCCACGCACAGTCGCAGGAACGTCAGGAACCAGGCCCACAGCCGCGTGTAGTTCCTCCGTCGCCGGTCCACCCACGACCACGCCACGGTGCCTACCGCGGCGACGACCAACAGGCAGAACACCATCACCCAGATCGCGGCCTGATCCCCGCTCCCCGAATTCCGGTGCAACACCGCCTCGACTCCGAAGACGTGGCTGCCGACCCAGCTCAGCACCGGGTCCAGCACGGTCATCTGCCACATCACCGCCTGCTCCGGCAGCCAGTGGGTGACAACCCCCAAGAAGGTGAAGGTGATCTGCGCGAACAACAGACAGAACAAGCCGAAGTACAGGAAGCAGAACCGGAATGCGATCTTCGTCACCTCCGACCACGTTTCCTGTTGGGCCGCAGTGTCGGAATCGAGGGCATCGGTTGTCGGTTTCTCCGAGAGGTGGCGCGTCACGAAATCCATCCTTGCCGTTGGCATGTGGTGCGTCGATGGGGTTATCCCGACGGATTCGGGTGGGGCCGGCCACACCACCGGGCAGCGGCGGGGAATGGCGGCCGTGCCGTCGGCTGTTGTAAATGCCGGTGCCAGAACGGCCATTCGATTCTTTGCTTGGCGCCGCTGGACCGTAGACTCAGTTATGTCACCAACCGCCGCCCCGGGAGCAGCCCTATCGTGACTGGTCAGCAACTCGACGAGAACGAACCGCGCGAGGAATGTGGCGTATTCGGGGTCTGGGCCCCGGGTGAAGACGTCGCCAAACTCACCTACTACGGCCTGTATGCATTGCAGCACCGTGGTCAGGAAGCTGCGGGCATCGCGGTTTCCGACGGTTCGCAGATTCTGGTGTTCAAGGATCTCGGGCTGGTCAGCCAGGTGTTCGATGAGCAGACCCTGGCCGCGATGCCGGGCCATGTCGCCGTCGGCCACTGCCGCTACTCGACCACCGGCTCCACCACCTGGGAGAACGCCCAGCCGGTATTCCGCAACACCGCGGCCGGAACCGGCGTCGCTCTCGGCCACAACGGAAACCTGGTCAACACCGCCGAACTGGCCACCCGCGCCCGCGCCGCCGGACTGATCGCCTCGAGGGCCGCCGGAAACATGGCGGCCACCACCGACTCCGACATCCTGGGTGCACTGCTGGCCCACGGCGCCGCCGACGCCACCCTGGAACAGGCTGCCCTGGAACTGCTGCCCACGGTGCGCGGCGCCTTCTGCCTCACCTTCATGGACGAGAACACCCTCTACGCCGCGCGCGACCCGCACGGCGTGCGCCCGTTGGCGCTGGGCCGACTCGACCGTGGCTGGGTGGTGGCCTCGGAGACCGCCGCGCTCGACATCGTCGGCGCCTCGTTCGTCCGCGACATCGAACCCGGCGAACTGCTGGCCATCGACGCCGACGGCGTGCGCTCCACCCGGTTCGCCAACCCGGAACCCAAGGCGTGCGTCTTCGAGTACGTCTACCTGGCCCGCCCCGACAGCACACTGGTGGGCCGCTCGGTGCACGCCACCCGTGTCGACATCGGCCGCAGACTGGCCCGCGAGCACCCGGTCGACGGCGACCTGGTGATCGGCGTCCCCGAGTCGGGAACGCCCGCCGCGGTCGGTTACGCGCAGGAATCCGGGATCCCGTTCGGCCAGGGCCTGATGAAGAACGCCTACGTGGGGCGCACCTTCATCCAGCCCTCGCAGACCATCCGGCAGCTGGGCATCCGGCTCAAACTCAACCCGTTGCGGGAAGTGATCCGCGGCAAGCGGTTGATCGTCGTCGACGATTCGATCGTGCGCGGCAACACCCAGCGCGCCCTGATTCGCATGCTGCGGGAGGCCGGGGCCCTGGAGGTCCACGTCCGGATCGCCTCGCCACCGGTGAAATGGCCGTGCTTCTACGGCATCGACTTCGCCACCCCGGCCGAGCTGATCGCAAACGCGGCCCCCGCCGAACACGAGGGCGAGATGCTGGAGGCGGTGCGGCACGCCATCGGTGCCGACAGCCTGGGCTACATCTCGCAGCAGGGCATGATCGCGGCCACCGAGCAGCCCGCGACCCGGTTGTGCTCGGCGTGTTTCGACGGGAACTATCCGATCGAACTGCCCGGCGAGAATGCACTCGGCAAGAACGTCGTCGAGCAGATGCTTGCCACCGCGGCCCGCACCGGCGTCCCGCTGCAGTCCGACAATGACAACGCATCGGCACTCAGGCGTCCTTGACGTCTCCGACGTCGTGGCGTCCTTGACGTCTCCGACGTCGTGGCGCCCTTGAGGCATCCTTAACGCCTCCTGCGCTGTACCCCCGCAATGGTGGGGCGGTAGCCTTGCTTGCGATGACTAAGGGCGCCGAACAGCACGGCATCGCCGAACACAGCAGGATTTCCTACGCCTCGGCCGGAGTGGACATCGAAGCCGGTGACCGAGCCGTCGAGCTCTTCAAGCCGCTTGCCGCCAAGGCGACCCGGCCGGAGGTCAGGGGCGGCCTAGGCGGCTTTGCCGGGTTATTCGCCTTGCGGGGCGGATACCGCGAGCCGGTGCTGGCCGCCTCGACCGACGGTGTGGGCACCAAGCTCGCCGTGGCGCAGGCCATGGACAAGCACGACACGGTCGGTCTGGACCTGGTCGCCATGGTGGTCGACGACCTCGTGGTGTGCGGTGCCGAACCACTGTTCCTGCAGGACTACATCGCCGTCGGCCGCACCGTCCCCGAGCGCGTCAGCGCGATCGTGTCGGGCATCGCCGAAGGTTGCGTCCAGGCGGGCTGCGCACTCCTGGGCGGCGAGACGGCCGAACACCCCGGGCTGATGGAACCCGACCACTACGACATCTCCGCGACCGGCGTCGGCGTCGTCGAAGCCGACAACGTGCTCGGGCCCGACCGGGTCCGCCCCGGCGACGTGATCATCGCGATGAAAGCGAGCGGGCTGCACTCCAACGGCTACTCACTGGCCCGCAAGGTCCTGCTCGAGATCGACCGGATGAACCTGGCCGGACACGTCGAGGAATTCGGCCGCACGCTCGGCGAGGAACTGCTGGAGCCGACCCG encodes:
- a CDS encoding MCE family protein, giving the protein MAGAVFLVILALILGLIVAQFRGAFEPKVALTLLASRAGLVLDPGSKVTYNGVPIGRVGSVTADSDPVRALVHLDINPKYLDLLPANVQTSIQATTVFGNKYVAFTAPEHPSPQRVSTSKPLDVTAVTTEFNSLFETITAITEQVDPIKLNQTLSATAQALSGLGSAFGQSLADGNTILDDLNPRMPALRHDIAALADLGERYAAAGPDLFDGLGNAARSAATFNSQRGHLDAALIAAVGFAGTGSDILERGGPYLERGAEDLIPTSKLFDKYQGQLFCTIRNYHDVAPAFYATFGGDNGYSFDSTGTLSSIGVGNAYVYPDNLPRVNAKGGPEGKPGCWKPITADLWPAPYLVMDTGLSIAPYNHVELGSPIFVDYVWGRQIGEPTINP
- a CDS encoding sterol carrier family protein; this encodes MAARGSVDPQKTRAAVAVVADWLRAPTQPEPARAELAEAVRLTARTLAAMAPGASVEVRVPPFVAVQCIAGPRHTRGNPPNVVETDPRTWLLLATGLLDLDAAGSAVQLSGSRAGEVARWLPLAPLGH
- a CDS encoding DoxX family protein; this encodes MDFVTRHLSEKPTTDALDSDTAAQQETWSEVTKIAFRFCFLYFGLFCLLFAQITFTFLGVVTHWLPEQAVMWQMTVLDPVLSWVGSHVFGVEAVLHRNSGSGDQAAIWVMVFCLLVVAAVGTVAWSWVDRRRRNYTRLWAWFLTFLRLCVAGQMLFYGFAKLIPTQMPAPPLAALLRPYGEFSPASVLWLQVGSSYPYEMVLGAVEVVAGLLLFLPRTATLGALLGVASMMQVFLLNMTFDVPVKILSGHLLLMGLVLLAPQYRRLTDFLVLQRATEPAGQPELFTEARANRIAARLQAVLGIWMVAGCVLTGWQSWSEYGGGRAKPELYGIWTVTRFDVDGRTSPPLTTDQYRWQRVVFDMPEVVTFQRMNGELVDAPVTVDRDRLAMSGPDGSPLAALTASRPAPRQLQLAGELSGRNVKIWLDEMDLNQFTLNNRGFHWVQEYPYFR
- the purF gene encoding amidophosphoribosyltransferase, yielding MTGQQLDENEPREECGVFGVWAPGEDVAKLTYYGLYALQHRGQEAAGIAVSDGSQILVFKDLGLVSQVFDEQTLAAMPGHVAVGHCRYSTTGSTTWENAQPVFRNTAAGTGVALGHNGNLVNTAELATRARAAGLIASRAAGNMAATTDSDILGALLAHGAADATLEQAALELLPTVRGAFCLTFMDENTLYAARDPHGVRPLALGRLDRGWVVASETAALDIVGASFVRDIEPGELLAIDADGVRSTRFANPEPKACVFEYVYLARPDSTLVGRSVHATRVDIGRRLAREHPVDGDLVIGVPESGTPAAVGYAQESGIPFGQGLMKNAYVGRTFIQPSQTIRQLGIRLKLNPLREVIRGKRLIVVDDSIVRGNTQRALIRMLREAGALEVHVRIASPPVKWPCFYGIDFATPAELIANAAPAEHEGEMLEAVRHAIGADSLGYISQQGMIAATEQPATRLCSACFDGNYPIELPGENALGKNVVEQMLATAARTGVPLQSDNDNASALRRP
- the purM gene encoding phosphoribosylformylglycinamidine cyclo-ligase — translated: MTKGAEQHGIAEHSRISYASAGVDIEAGDRAVELFKPLAAKATRPEVRGGLGGFAGLFALRGGYREPVLAASTDGVGTKLAVAQAMDKHDTVGLDLVAMVVDDLVVCGAEPLFLQDYIAVGRTVPERVSAIVSGIAEGCVQAGCALLGGETAEHPGLMEPDHYDISATGVGVVEADNVLGPDRVRPGDVIIAMKASGLHSNGYSLARKVLLEIDRMNLAGHVEEFGRTLGEELLEPTRIYAKDCLALAAETQVRTFCHVTGGGLAGNLERVVPHGLTAEIDRGTWTPAPVFQMIAQRGRIERVEMEKTFNMGVGMVAVVAPEDTDRALAILTARHLDCWTLGTVKKGGKESVRAELVGQHPRF